From a region of the Lactuca sativa cultivar Salinas chromosome 4, Lsat_Salinas_v11, whole genome shotgun sequence genome:
- the LOC111879985 gene encoding probable L-gulonolactone oxidase 6, with translation MLLSRPTLTLKLAFLMITTIAQCNPPEEPIRCSTNFTNCTITNSYGAFPDRSICLAAEVAYPSSEEDLVSLVAKGTQANRKMRVATRYSHSIPKLVCPEGNDGLIISTENLNRIIEIDKDNMLITLESGVTLRQLIDEAAKSGLVLPYTPYWWGLTIGGMLGTGAHGSTLWGKGSAIHDYVVRMRIVTPGRPEEGYAKVRTLEENSESDSDMNAAKVSLGVLGVISQVTLRMQPLFKRSITFVTQNDTDLSDQVVTFGRQHEFADMIWYPSQKQVVYRIDDRVSTNVSGNGLWDHPGFRAIPSLVLLILRSTEEGQEARGDVFGKCIGGKLTINTLTNGAYGLTNDGIIFKGYPVVGYQNRLQASGGCLKGHKDAELTACSWDPQVKGLFFHQTTFSIDLSKAKDFIQDVQKLVSIAPRSLCGVDLYNGILMRYVTSSKAYLGKQEDSLDFDITYYRSKDPKIPRLFEDVLEEIEQMAVFKYGGLPHWGKNRNVAFEGAIKKYKKGREFLKVKKKFDSLGLFSSEWTDQILGLKSGLSMFKDGCALEGLCVCSLDIHCAPQNGYLCRPGKVFEEARVCTLV, from the exons ATGTTGTTATCACGACCAACTTTAACACTGAAATTGGCCTTCTTGATGATAACCACAATCGCACAATGTAATCCTCCAGAAGAGCCCATCAGATGTTCAACCAATTTCACAAACTGCACCATCACTAACTCTTATGGAGCATTTCCTGATCGTAGCATCTGCCTTGCAGCTGAGGTCGCATACCCTTCATCTGAAGAAGACCTTGTCTCATTAGTCGCCAAAGGTACGCAAGCAAACAGAAAGATGAGAGTAGCCACTCGGTATTCACACAGCATACCAAAGTTGGTTTGTCCTGAAGGCAATGATGGACTCATTATTAGTACAGAAAATCTCAACCGTATAATAGAAATTGACAAAGATAACATGCTTATTACACTAGAAAGTGGTGTGACGTTGAGGCAACTCATTGATGAAGCTGCAAAAAGTGGGTTGGTTTTACCTTATACTCCTTATTGGTGGGGATTAACGATAGGAGGTATGTTAGGTACGGGTGCACATGGTAGCACCCTTTGGGGTAAAGGTAGTGCGATTCATGACTATGTGGTTAGAATGCGGATTGTCACCCCAGGTCGTCCTGAAGAAGGTTATGCTAAAGTTCGGACACTAGAAGAAAATAGCGAGTCTGATAGTGACATGAATGCCGCTAAAGTCTCTCTTGGAGTACTCGGTGTCATTTCTCAA GTGACTCTAAGGATGCAACCATTGTTCAAGAGAAGCATTACCTTTGTAACCCAAAACGATACCGACTTGTCAGATCAAGTTGTTACCTTCGGGAGACAACATGAGTTTGCAGATATGATATGGTACCCAAGTCAAAAACAAGTTGTTTATCGGATTGATGATCGAGTCTCAACCAATGTGTCGGGAAACGGCCTCTGGGATCACCCTGGTTTTCGGGCTATCCCTTCACTTGTACTCCTTATTTTAAGATCTACAG AGGAAGGTCAAGAAGCGAGAGGTGATGTTTTTGGAAAGTGTATTGGTGGAAAGCTTACTATAAACACTCTAACAAATGGTGCATACGGGTTAACCAATGATG GTATTATCTTTAAGGGGTACCCTGTGGTTGGATATCAAAATCGACTCCAAGCATCAGGGGGTTGCTTAAAAGGCCACAAGGATGCCGAACTCACAGCATGTTCATGGGATCCTCAAGTCAAGGGTTTATTCTTCCACCAGACTACATTTAGCATCGACCTTTCGAAAGCTAAAGATTTCATCCAAGACGTACAGAAGCTCGTAAGTATAGCACCACGATCCTTGTGTGGTGTAGATCTCTATAACGGCATCCTTATGAGATATGTTACGAGTTCAAAGGCTTACTTAGGCAAACAAGAAGACTCATTGGATTTCGATATCACTTATTACAGAAGTAAAGATCCAAAAATTCCAAGACTTTTTGAGGATGTTCTTGAAGAGATTGAGCAAATGGCTGTTTTTAAGTATGGTGGTTTACCACATTGGGGAAAGAATCGAAATGTGGCATTCGAAGGGGCTATTAAGAAGTACAAAAAGGGTAGAGAATTTCTTAAGGTTAAGAAGAAGTTCGATTCATTAGGGTTGTTCTCAAGTGAGTGGACAGATCAAATTTTAGGACTCAAAAGTGGGCTAAGCATGTTTAAAGATGGATGTGCACTTGAGGGACTATGTGTGTGTTCACTAGACATTCATTGTGCACCCCAAAATGGTTATTTATGTAGACCAGGAAAAGTCTTTGAAGAAGCAAGGGTTTGTACTTTAGTTTAA